The window CCCATGCAGCAGAAGAGCGGGAACTTAACCGGTACATGAAGAGAACCCTCGATAATATCTCCCTAAACATCGCAAGCATGCTCTTTGGTCAGGTAACCGGTGGCGTCCAGATGGCATTCACCAATATTGTCAGGCTTATCGTTATGCTCTATGGAGGAAGCCTCGTCCTCTCGAACCAGATGTCCATCGGATCATATACTGCATTCCTTGCAATGTACCCACAGCTTACCGGTGCCATCTCAACGTTCCTGCAGATGCCACTTAATCTGCAGGGAACCGCTCTTGCTGCCGGAAGAGTAAAAGAACTCCTTGACATGACCACCGAGTATGAACATGACGATCCGAAAAAGACCCTGCTCTATCCTGATATCAGAACAAACGGGCACATTATCGTAGATTGTGTTTCATTTTCCTATGATCCTGATACTCCGGTGCTGAAAGATGTCAGCCTGGAGATACAACCCGGCGACCGAATCGGACTCATCGGTCAGACAGGGGCAGGAAAGACCACTTTTATCAACTTACTTCTCAAATTTTATCGCCCTAATCAGGGAAAGATACTCATCGACGATTATGATTATGCTGATCTGAACCCAGCCTGGATTAGAAATCAGATAGCGGTCGTCTCACAGGATCTGATGCTCTTTCATGATACGGTGATGAACAATATCAGGTATAGCAGACCTGAAGCGGATGATGAGGAAGTCATGAGAGCAGCACAATCGGCAGGCATTCATGATGAAATTATCAGGCTCCAAAACGGGTATGATACAATAGTTGGAGAAAGAGGAAGCAAACTTTCAGGCGGGCAGAAACAACGGATCGCTATCGCACGTGCCTTTCTGCGTAATGCCCAGATTGTTATTCTGGATGAACCAACCGCTCACCTTGATATCGAAACTGAAGAACTACTAATCAGGGAGTTTATTAGTGTCTGTTCTGGAAGAACCATGGTTGTTATCACTCACCGGGAGAGTCTGCTCCGGTTGGTGGATCGGGTATATCGGTTGAAGAAAGGAAAGATACACGAAGAAAAGAGGGATGCATCATTAATCAGTGCATAGAGACGTTGTCGAAATATCACGTTTAAATATTGAATCTGTAACCTGATTTTATGAATTTATATAAAAGGTTCGTTAATGATGCTTGAATTTTCCCTCATATTAAACCGGTGACTTAATATGATCCCGTTATCTCATATCTTTGAAGATGATAATTCACTTTTTGAACTCATTCAGTTGTTAAGCCCTGACTACTTTAGACGGGAATCGATCCCCAATGATCACTGGCCTCAGATCATCTCATACGCTGACCGGATGCGGGTTATCCCTCTCCTTTTTTATACACTAAAACAGTATGATGGGATTGAACTACCAACTGAAATCTACCGTACCCTCATGACGAGGTATCTCGCAAATGGGGGACGAAATCTCATGTTATCCTCAGAACTGAAAAAAATCCTGAACGCATTTGACCAAAATGATATACAGGTAGTACCACTCAAAGGTGCATATCTTGCATATGCAGTGTATGAACGCTCCTCCATGCGGCAGATGCTTGACCTGGATCTCATGGTAAAATGGGAAGATATGCCAAAGGCAATCACTATCCTTGAAACACTCGGATATATGGCCACCGGCACTTTCCATTGGGATGAGGAATGTCGAAGATTTGATCATCATGGTCCTGGTTACCGACATCCATCCGGTTCAATGGTAGAACTCCATTGGAATATAATTGATGCTCACAGTATGGGTGAAAGAGAAATTGCAATTGGAGAGATTTTCATAAACCGGGCCCGACCAGGATTACTTTTAGAGACAAAGACATACCTTTTGACACCAGAGGATCTCATCCTGCATAGTGTTGTCCATCAGACTCTTCATCATACCTTTCATTTGGGAATCCGGGAATTTTATGATATAAAACAAATATATGTAAAATTCAAAGACAGTATCGACTGGGGTTTACTCATCTCATCAGCAAAAGAGTTAAAAATCGAACGCCCGGTAATGCTAATCTTAACTCTTACCGATCTCATTACGGGATCTGATATAACAAAAAAGATGAGTCGAGAAGGATTTACGTATGAAATCCCGGATCAATATCTTATTTCCGCCCTGGGAGAGATAGAACTGGAGAAATCTGCATATGGCGTATCTTTCAGATTATCTCACTCGAAAAAAGGGATCCTCGGGCTGATATATCCTACACTGAATCGGGTATTTCTCAGTCGCAAGTCCATGCAGATGAAGTATCAGGTACCTTCTGATTCCTTTCGAATCTATCTTTGTTATCCACACCGGCTTTTTTATCTCATTTGGCAATTTGGCCCGAACCTGATTAATGGGTATTTCTCACATCATGAAGATGGAAATAAACACTTTTGGAAATGGTTGTACGGAGGATAATTTCAAAATAAAAATTATCTTCAATGAAGTTAATGTTGAGTCACAAATTTAATGAATATAATTTATGAGTGTCAATGCAGGGTAATGACTTTGAAAGTAATAGATGATACAAATCCATTGTATTTTTATATTCTATCAAAAAGGACGTCCATGGCCTTGTTCCAGATCCTGTTCAGTTGATAGTTATTATCGAATTTGAGGGCATATCATCAACCAAGGTGATAAATAAGAGTTTTAGAGACAAAATTAGTTATTTAGAAATTTTAAGCGAGATATGAGGTCAAATCCGGGGCATATATGGAGTCAGGCAAATAGAGGGTATTTTTCGGTTTAATTTGCGAATGCTCAAAAAATCATTCACTCATATTACAATGCTATTGGGCTCATTTTTCAAATTCGATCAGATGTCAGGCAATGACCCTGATCAGGTGATATAACTAGGTTATAAAAACGAGATATGGGCTCCGATTAGTAGTATCCGTGAACCGGATACCTTCATGGTTACGATACAACTTAGTTTGAAACCTCCCGCTCGTAAGACTATTCTCAACTGATAATCTTACGACTTAATTGCCTTTGATATTGTATATATGATTTACATTTGTTGATCAGATGAGCATACATCTCCAAAACACCCAGAACCAGGAGACAGGATTACTTGAATTTATTATTACACTAACCAGCAAACACTCTGATCCAAACCCAA of the Methanospirillum lacunae genome contains:
- a CDS encoding ABC transporter ATP-binding protein, producing the protein MTSQSGPIGKIPLRGRLRLLRDSLTYVPPGKDGEFKYRDILYFTRYLIPLKYAIISSLILTFISSLLGTALPLSGKWIIDYIFMHQSIEPVLDRLSAHHLAFLVPFASQVFSSLPLLIGTLAVVSIVKYLIGNELSLINYRINTEYGYRVKMAVFTHVMKYPVSFFKSTRSGYLLARISSDTAGLSGISGSFLQNIITAGTSLCVTATVLSALSLPLTLFVIITVPVSVIISYWVVRFTRSYSIRMRESGLQMAADGQDLFSSIDLIKTHAAEERELNRYMKRTLDNISLNIASMLFGQVTGGVQMAFTNIVRLIVMLYGGSLVLSNQMSIGSYTAFLAMYPQLTGAISTFLQMPLNLQGTALAAGRVKELLDMTTEYEHDDPKKTLLYPDIRTNGHIIVDCVSFSYDPDTPVLKDVSLEIQPGDRIGLIGQTGAGKTTFINLLLKFYRPNQGKILIDDYDYADLNPAWIRNQIAVVSQDLMLFHDTVMNNIRYSRPEADDEEVMRAAQSAGIHDEIIRLQNGYDTIVGERGSKLSGGQKQRIAIARAFLRNAQIVILDEPTAHLDIETEELLIREFISVCSGRTMVVITHRESLLRLVDRVYRLKKGKIHEEKRDASLISA
- a CDS encoding nucleotidyltransferase domain-containing protein, which produces MIPLSHIFEDDNSLFELIQLLSPDYFRRESIPNDHWPQIISYADRMRVIPLLFYTLKQYDGIELPTEIYRTLMTRYLANGGRNLMLSSELKKILNAFDQNDIQVVPLKGAYLAYAVYERSSMRQMLDLDLMVKWEDMPKAITILETLGYMATGTFHWDEECRRFDHHGPGYRHPSGSMVELHWNIIDAHSMGEREIAIGEIFINRARPGLLLETKTYLLTPEDLILHSVVHQTLHHTFHLGIREFYDIKQIYVKFKDSIDWGLLISSAKELKIERPVMLILTLTDLITGSDITKKMSREGFTYEIPDQYLISALGEIELEKSAYGVSFRLSHSKKGILGLIYPTLNRVFLSRKSMQMKYQVPSDSFRIYLCYPHRLFYLIWQFGPNLINGYFSHHEDGNKHFWKWLYGG